From one Culex quinquefasciatus strain JHB chromosome 3, VPISU_Cqui_1.0_pri_paternal, whole genome shotgun sequence genomic stretch:
- the LOC6033547 gene encoding protein FAM13A isoform X1 — protein sequence MLCVQPGEPAGLIQRFVYACQLRQWESKCGMRRPSLGQNEDDLSRLTTVISPTTASLSSAQTEHDEGCDNGNNGNCGNGGGDCGGKQHLLQQHGGSSDSNGAISTVSQYLPNLINSSEWQNCRKRKERQDSTSSISQDRKLIRSNSEEHLPNCGEVIRRVSSHEDFKKPAPLIEISVNKENIIEEAAEEQHLQLEEEQQQQIFEKNLKNSSENLKKFFIGSESLCAASREQVDGGQTTTAKSDHQHHHLTQSNHLSHHNHYNRHRLSPCRDVLRSRKDSDSELDGEHERRRHCERFSKTRPPPGRKSVSPRNRTKHSKHSSSSGKDKSGGGGGGNDHFYSKHDSHHSIKHERRGYGKRDKASERDKTPEPDAGLLADFNDNNLLEKGNESPREKQLPWDQSFQDDTGPVVCQRFADHNFEHATKMGGFGEVRSLPPNATMKHHISYRSTDLHPAAAQKPIVPEANNMFDERIKAINRKLSTLKKKLNSYEDRFERDNGFRPAHGDKTSDSSIRPVVVEIHKLRKEKNQIKADLAVFNAKAAKLAAAAPAASPAGTPGDDETGKLYQMKDTIADIEKRLQEKRDTDHRSENLESLSGDQLVDEKTSVQRALLYLESIYGRPASREERDAARPLYDRYRIIKRLVNRANSISGPCGTAQMPTILEHEPLAIVGTPTPSTDISPPSANSMVQSPVDSSASTAAPSTDESETTSSSITENIHSMTVEELWEHYDAAREEKKDLRRTIKEFEQKFEETTGRKMLKSDRKLIEETYAQYKQKKAKLRLIDALFKKQMSV from the exons TGCGGCATGCGTCGCCCTTCACTGGGACAGAATGAAGACGACCTTAGTCGTCTCACAACAGTAATTTCCCCGACGACGGCCAGCTTATCTTCGGCGCAAACGGAACACGATGAAGGATGTGACAACGGCAACAACGGTAACTGCGGTAACGGCGGCGGCGACTGTGGCGGCAAGCAACACCTGCTGCAGCAGCATGGCGGCAGCAGTGACAGCAATGGAGCAATATCGACGGTTTCGCAGTATTTGCCCAACCTAATTAATTCATCCGAGTGGCAAAATTGTCGGAAACGCAAGGAACGCCAGGACAGCACTTCGTCCATCAGCCAGGACCGGAAGCTGATCCGGTCAAACAGTGAGGAGCACCTGCCGAACTGTGGCGAGGTCATACGGCGCGTGTCCTCGCACGAGGACTTTAAGAAGCCCGCGCCGCTGATTGAAATCAGCGTCAACAAGGAGAACATAATCGAGGAAGCTGCCGAGGAGCAGCACCTGCAGCTAGAGgaggaacagcagcagcaaatctTCGAGAAGAATCTTAAGAATAGTTCGGAGAATCTGAAAAAGTTCTTCATCGGCAGCGAGAGCCTTTGCGCGGCTAGCCGAGAGCAGGTCGATGGCGGTCAAACGACCACGGCCAAATCCGACCATCAACATCATCATCTGACCCAGAGCAATCATCTGAGCCATCACAATCATTACAACCGGCACCGACTGTCGCCATGCCGTGACGTGTTGCGCTCCCGCAAGGACTCCGACTCGGAGCTTGACGGCGAGCACGAGCGTCGTCGGCACTGTGAGCGGTTCTCCAAGACGCGGCCTCCGCCGGGTCGCAAGTCGGTGTCACCGCGAAACCGCACCAAACACTCGAAGCATTCTTCGTCGTCGGGCAAGGACAAgagtggtggtggcggcggcggaaATGATCACTTTTACTCCAAGCACGACTCCCACCACTCGATCAAGCACGAGCGTCGCGGGTATGGCAAGCGAGATAAGGCGTCCGAGCGGGACAAAACTCCGGAACCGGACGCGGGACTTCTCGCCGACTTCAACGACAACAACCTGCTCGAGAAGGGCAACGAATCGCCGCGCGAGAAGCAACTGCCGTGGGACCAGTCCTTCCAGGATGACACCGGTCCGGTCGTTTGCCAGCGCTTTGCCGACCACAACTTCGAGCACGCCACCAAGATGGGCGGGTTCGGCGAAGTTCGCAGTCTACCGCCGAATGCCACCATGAAGCACCACATCAGCTATCGGAGCACGGATCTGCACCCGGCAGCCGCCCAGAAACCCATCGTCCCCGAAGCGAACAACATGTTCGACGAGCGCATCAAAGCCATTAATCGGAAGCTGAGCACGCTCAAGAAGAAGCTCAACTCGTACGAGGATCGGTTCGAGCGGGATAACGGCTTCCGGCCGGCGCACGGGGACAAAACCAGCGACAGCTCGATCCGGCCCGTCGTCGTGGAGATCCACAAGCTGCGCAAGGAAAAGAACCAGATCAAGGCGGACCTGGCGGTGTTTAATGCCAAGGCTGCGAAGCTGGCCGCAGCGGCACCGGCGGCCAGTCCGGCCGGAACACCTGGGGACGATGAGACGGGCAAGCTGTACCAGATGAAGGATACCATCGCTGATATCGAGAAG CGCCTCCAGGAGAAACGTGACACGGATCACCGCAGCGAGAATCTCGAGTCGCTGTCGGGCGATCAGCTGGTCGACGAGAAAACCTCCGTGCAGCGGGCGCTGCTCTACCTGGAGTCAATCTACGGCCGTCCGGCGAGCCGGGAGGAACGTGACGCAGCGCGGCCCCTCTACGACCGCTACCGCATCATCAAGCGGCTGGTGAACCGGGCCAACTCGATCAGCGGGCCGTGCGGCACCGCGCAGATGCCAACGATTCTGGAGCACGAACCGCTGGCCATCGTGGGGACGCCAACGCCCTCGACGGACATTTCGCCGCCGTCGGCCAACTCGATGGTGCAGTCGCCGGTGGACAGTTCGGCCTCGACGGCGGCCCCCTCGACGGACGAGTCGGAGACGACGAGCAGCTCGATCACCGAGAACATCCACTCGATGACGGTGGAGGAACTGTGGGAGCATTACGATGCGGCTCGCGAGGAGAAGAAGGACCTGCGGAGGACGATTAAGGAGTTTGAGCAAAAGTTTGAGGAAACGACGGGCCGGAAGATGCTCAAGTCGGACCGGAAGCTGATCGAGGAAACCTACGCCCAGTACAAACAAAAGAAGGCCAAACTTCGACTGATCGATGCGCTGTTCAAGAAGCAAATGTCGGTTTGA
- the LOC6033547 gene encoding protein FAM13A isoform X2, producing the protein MRRPSLGQNEDDLSRLTTVISPTTASLSSAQTEHDEGCDNGNNGNCGNGGGDCGGKQHLLQQHGGSSDSNGAISTVSQYLPNLINSSEWQNCRKRKERQDSTSSISQDRKLIRSNSEEHLPNCGEVIRRVSSHEDFKKPAPLIEISVNKENIIEEAAEEQHLQLEEEQQQQIFEKNLKNSSENLKKFFIGSESLCAASREQVDGGQTTTAKSDHQHHHLTQSNHLSHHNHYNRHRLSPCRDVLRSRKDSDSELDGEHERRRHCERFSKTRPPPGRKSVSPRNRTKHSKHSSSSGKDKSGGGGGGNDHFYSKHDSHHSIKHERRGYGKRDKASERDKTPEPDAGLLADFNDNNLLEKGNESPREKQLPWDQSFQDDTGPVVCQRFADHNFEHATKMGGFGEVRSLPPNATMKHHISYRSTDLHPAAAQKPIVPEANNMFDERIKAINRKLSTLKKKLNSYEDRFERDNGFRPAHGDKTSDSSIRPVVVEIHKLRKEKNQIKADLAVFNAKAAKLAAAAPAASPAGTPGDDETGKLYQMKDTIADIEKRLQEKRDTDHRSENLESLSGDQLVDEKTSVQRALLYLESIYGRPASREERDAARPLYDRYRIIKRLVNRANSISGPCGTAQMPTILEHEPLAIVGTPTPSTDISPPSANSMVQSPVDSSASTAAPSTDESETTSSSITENIHSMTVEELWEHYDAAREEKKDLRRTIKEFEQKFEETTGRKMLKSDRKLIEETYAQYKQKKAKLRLIDALFKKQMSV; encoded by the exons ATGCGTCGCCCTTCACTGGGACAGAATGAAGACGACCTTAGTCGTCTCACAACAGTAATTTCCCCGACGACGGCCAGCTTATCTTCGGCGCAAACGGAACACGATGAAGGATGTGACAACGGCAACAACGGTAACTGCGGTAACGGCGGCGGCGACTGTGGCGGCAAGCAACACCTGCTGCAGCAGCATGGCGGCAGCAGTGACAGCAATGGAGCAATATCGACGGTTTCGCAGTATTTGCCCAACCTAATTAATTCATCCGAGTGGCAAAATTGTCGGAAACGCAAGGAACGCCAGGACAGCACTTCGTCCATCAGCCAGGACCGGAAGCTGATCCGGTCAAACAGTGAGGAGCACCTGCCGAACTGTGGCGAGGTCATACGGCGCGTGTCCTCGCACGAGGACTTTAAGAAGCCCGCGCCGCTGATTGAAATCAGCGTCAACAAGGAGAACATAATCGAGGAAGCTGCCGAGGAGCAGCACCTGCAGCTAGAGgaggaacagcagcagcaaatctTCGAGAAGAATCTTAAGAATAGTTCGGAGAATCTGAAAAAGTTCTTCATCGGCAGCGAGAGCCTTTGCGCGGCTAGCCGAGAGCAGGTCGATGGCGGTCAAACGACCACGGCCAAATCCGACCATCAACATCATCATCTGACCCAGAGCAATCATCTGAGCCATCACAATCATTACAACCGGCACCGACTGTCGCCATGCCGTGACGTGTTGCGCTCCCGCAAGGACTCCGACTCGGAGCTTGACGGCGAGCACGAGCGTCGTCGGCACTGTGAGCGGTTCTCCAAGACGCGGCCTCCGCCGGGTCGCAAGTCGGTGTCACCGCGAAACCGCACCAAACACTCGAAGCATTCTTCGTCGTCGGGCAAGGACAAgagtggtggtggcggcggcggaaATGATCACTTTTACTCCAAGCACGACTCCCACCACTCGATCAAGCACGAGCGTCGCGGGTATGGCAAGCGAGATAAGGCGTCCGAGCGGGACAAAACTCCGGAACCGGACGCGGGACTTCTCGCCGACTTCAACGACAACAACCTGCTCGAGAAGGGCAACGAATCGCCGCGCGAGAAGCAACTGCCGTGGGACCAGTCCTTCCAGGATGACACCGGTCCGGTCGTTTGCCAGCGCTTTGCCGACCACAACTTCGAGCACGCCACCAAGATGGGCGGGTTCGGCGAAGTTCGCAGTCTACCGCCGAATGCCACCATGAAGCACCACATCAGCTATCGGAGCACGGATCTGCACCCGGCAGCCGCCCAGAAACCCATCGTCCCCGAAGCGAACAACATGTTCGACGAGCGCATCAAAGCCATTAATCGGAAGCTGAGCACGCTCAAGAAGAAGCTCAACTCGTACGAGGATCGGTTCGAGCGGGATAACGGCTTCCGGCCGGCGCACGGGGACAAAACCAGCGACAGCTCGATCCGGCCCGTCGTCGTGGAGATCCACAAGCTGCGCAAGGAAAAGAACCAGATCAAGGCGGACCTGGCGGTGTTTAATGCCAAGGCTGCGAAGCTGGCCGCAGCGGCACCGGCGGCCAGTCCGGCCGGAACACCTGGGGACGATGAGACGGGCAAGCTGTACCAGATGAAGGATACCATCGCTGATATCGAGAAG CGCCTCCAGGAGAAACGTGACACGGATCACCGCAGCGAGAATCTCGAGTCGCTGTCGGGCGATCAGCTGGTCGACGAGAAAACCTCCGTGCAGCGGGCGCTGCTCTACCTGGAGTCAATCTACGGCCGTCCGGCGAGCCGGGAGGAACGTGACGCAGCGCGGCCCCTCTACGACCGCTACCGCATCATCAAGCGGCTGGTGAACCGGGCCAACTCGATCAGCGGGCCGTGCGGCACCGCGCAGATGCCAACGATTCTGGAGCACGAACCGCTGGCCATCGTGGGGACGCCAACGCCCTCGACGGACATTTCGCCGCCGTCGGCCAACTCGATGGTGCAGTCGCCGGTGGACAGTTCGGCCTCGACGGCGGCCCCCTCGACGGACGAGTCGGAGACGACGAGCAGCTCGATCACCGAGAACATCCACTCGATGACGGTGGAGGAACTGTGGGAGCATTACGATGCGGCTCGCGAGGAGAAGAAGGACCTGCGGAGGACGATTAAGGAGTTTGAGCAAAAGTTTGAGGAAACGACGGGCCGGAAGATGCTCAAGTCGGACCGGAAGCTGATCGAGGAAACCTACGCCCAGTACAAACAAAAGAAGGCCAAACTTCGACTGATCGATGCGCTGTTCAAGAAGCAAATGTCGGTTTGA